The stretch of DNA ATACTATCCACCAACAGCGGGACAGCAACACGCACACCAGAGGTCAGCTTGAATTGAATAACGGTCAATGGAGCGGTGACAAAAGCTTGCAGCAAATCGGCATCTACCCATAACCCTTGGTGCAACAGGCGGTAACCGGTTTCATCGGCTTCAATGGCTGAAATTGGCGACTGGCGTAATTGCTGAAAATAATAGATGGCGCTAGTGGTCAGCAGGAGGGTGCCGCCGATTTGCCAGGGGGGTGCGACGGCGGCCAGCCATGTTGCCAGTAATGCCAGTGCATGTGCGCTCATAACCGCTAGCAGTAAATAACGCGATGGCCGGATAACGACCTTGAGTGGTGGTCGGGTGTTAATTATTCACCCCAGCGGTACTGGTGGCAGAACTGGAGCAGGCGCTCTGAGGCTTCTTCGCGTTCGAAGAAACGATCAGCGCGGTTGAGCCGGGCCTGGTCACGTTCATCCTGACTGCCACCAAAGCAGAAGATGGCTACATTGAGCATGAGTTCCATGCGCACTTTGCGGATGGCGTCTTGCGGGTCAAAGTCGTCGGTCAGCGTATCCAGATCAAGGAAGATAAACCGGTACAGCAGTATCTGATCAAAGGTGCCCAGGCTGTCGAGGTCGAGTGTCGCGACCATTTCCCAGCCTTCAGGCAATGCCGCTTGCAGCGCTTCGTGCAGCGCGGGGTCGTTGCTCATCAGGATAAATTTGCGCTGCAGTCTTGCGGCGATGGTGGGTTCTGTCATGTGAATGTCTCTACTATCAGGGTTTATCGGCGAAATGCGCTGTCGTCAATATGCACTGCGCCCAGAACGGCACTACGGCAGCAGGCAAGTAATCTTGCAACACTGCGCCCAATCCCGCTTCAGTTAGTGCAATGTCGGTCAGGCTGTGTTCGGGCAGTTGCGGCAGGTGTGACATTGCGACGCGAGCGATAGTCTGGCCCTGCGTAAGTACCCGCACCCAGCGGCCATCAAAATGCTGTTCGGTAAGAAAACTCTGTGCGTTGATTTTAATGCCATGCGGCACCAGCCGGTTCGGCGTATCGTTCTCAGGCACCAATTCAGCGCGATATTCGTCGCGCGCAGCTCGCTCATCATCACGCAGCATCGCTTGCTCCCAGCGCCAACCAAATATACCCGTTGCCGCGCGCCGATAGACCAATGACAGCCATGCCAGTTCCGGCACCGGCGCATGCTCTGACCAGCTGGTGATGGCTTCCTGCAAGGCGGCGCTTAACCATGAGCGAAACCCTGCCGATGGAACTGCAATCAACTGGGTAAATTCATCCGCCGGAAATTTCAACAAAAAACTGGTACCGACGACACCGGCCGAACCTATGGTTGCAGCACCACTGCCCGCCAGTTTCTTGCCATTGAGCCAGACATCCTGCTGCACCAGTGACGCCGCCCAGCCCATCTCGCTATATACCTGCAACATGGGCGCCAGGGCATGGGCATACCAGCCTTCGGTACGGTTAGGAAAAAAATCGCGCGGCGCGATCAGTACCATGCAGGCTTGATGCCGATCCAGCCAAACCCCGCCCCCGCCTAAAGGACGGCGGATGACAGGTACGTGAGGGTCGGTGATGAGTTCCGCTGCGGCGGACTGATGTTGCCCCAGACAGAAATGGGCAGCAGGCGTACCCCACACGACCACCGGGTCATCACCTGCCTGCATTGCTTCGGCCACTCCCGCATAAGTGGCATGGTAGTCTTCCGGGTCACACTCGCCTAGATCTATCCAGCGGGCTTTTAACTGCTGGATGATGCCTCTCCTGATGCGGGTGCATCGGCGTCGGTTTTGAAGAATTTACCGAAATAGAAATCACGCCGATTCAGGTTTTCCAGCTCCTCGGCACGTGCGGACAAACCGGCGCGCATGATTTCAGCCAGATACTGGCCCTGTTCAGCATCGAGTACGTGAATTTCGTTGATCAGGTCTTCATCTACGTCAATAAAATGTGCGGTAAAACCCTCTGGCGGTTGCACGTGCAGCAACCAGGACTGGCAGGTTTCATCTTCTGCATCCAGTGGGCTCATGGTGATCTTGCCTAACCAGGCCAGACGCGCTGCCTGATTGAAATAACGAATGTCGAGTTTCTTGCCTTTTTTATACTTGTTCAGCTCGTTTTTAAGCGTGCCGACATCGGTGATTTTAATTGATTTCATGCCAGTTCCTTCAAATTATCCGGGGTAACGATGTAACAGGGTTTCCAATACAAAACGGCTGCCGATGTAAGCCAGTAGCAACATGGCAAAACCTACCCATGTCCAGCGTACTGCGACCTTACCGCGCCAGCCACGTAATCTGCGCCCACCGAGCAGCACTGCGTAAATCAGCCATGACAACACGGCAAATACGGTTTTATGATTAAATTCGGCGGGTTTATGAAAAATTTCTTCGGAAAACAGCACACCTGTCACCAGCGTCAACGTCAGCAGGGTGAAACCCAGACCGATCAGACGGAATAACAGGCTCTCCAATGTCAGCAACGGCGGCAAATTTACCGTCATATCGCTATTGCTGACGTGATGCAGACGTTTTTCCACTATGGACATCAGGGTGGCATGCAGCGCTGCAATAGTAAATAAACTGTAGGCCAACAGTGCAATCAGCAAATGCAACCGAAACGCCAGCAGTTCGGTATTGGCCAGCAAATGGGCTTCGGGCAGCACCAGTGGCGCCAGCACAGCAACCGCAGCAA from Sulfuriferula thiophila encodes:
- a CDS encoding cytochrome C assembly family protein — protein: MSIPWLYPLVSLLYALVGWHFWRTRWHGVAETAAWEPFALLVPMSLHFGLLGVTTVTDLGVQLGIGNVLSMIAGLAILIYWLSSFHSRMEALNAPLAAIAAVAVLAPLVLPEAHLLANTELLAFRLHLLIALLAYSLFTIAALHATLMSIVEKRLHHVSNSDMTVNLPPLLTLESLLFRLIGLGFTLLTLTLVTGVLFSEEIFHKPAEFNHKTVFAVLSWLIYAVLLGGRRLRGWRGKVAVRWTWVGFAMLLLAYIGSRFVLETLLHRYPG
- a CDS encoding protein YgfX, encoding MINTRPPLKVVIRPSRYLLLAVMSAHALALLATWLAAVAPPWQIGGTLLLTTSAIYYFQQLRQSPISAIEADETGYRLLHQGLWVDADLLQAFVTAPLTVIQFKLTSGVRVAVPLLVDSMGVDDYRHLRVWLRWVRYGGVD
- a CDS encoding lipoate--protein ligase family protein; this encodes MQAGDDPVVVWGTPAAHFCLGQHQSAAAELITDPHVPVIRRPLGGGGVWLDRHQACMVLIAPRDFFPNRTEGWYAHALAPMLQVYSEMGWAASLVQQDVWLNGKKLAGSGAATIGSAGVVGTSFLLKFPADEFTQLIAVPSAGFRSWLSAALQEAITSWSEHAPVPELAWLSLVYRRAATGIFGWRWEQAMLRDDERAARDEYRAELVPENDTPNRLVPHGIKINAQSFLTEQHFDGRWVRVLTQGQTIARVAMSHLPQLPEHSLTDIALTEAGLGAVLQDYLPAAVVPFWAQCILTTAHFADKP